CACGGGAAGGGGCGAAAATATAATCGCATGGCTGAACGAGTTCGAGGAACAGTGCAAGATCTTCGGATGGACGGACTTGCATAAGTTGGTGTACGGCAAACGCTTGCTTGAAGGCCCAGCAAAGGCATTTGTACGGAGTGCGCCCAACGCCACCACGTGGAAGGCGCTGAAAACAGCGTTGCGAGAAGAGTTCGACGAAACAGAGTCGAGCGCGAGCATCCACGAGTTGCTCAGGcgacggaagaagaagaatgacGAAACCTTCCTCGAGTACGTATACGCCATGGGCGAGATCGGGAAACGAGCAAACGTGGATGAAGCATCGATTTGCGACTACGTCGCGAAAGggatcgacgacgatccgaGAAACAAAGTCTGCCTGATTCAATGTAAGACGTTGAAAGAGTTGAAAGTGCAGATCAAGACGTACGAGAAGTTGAGGGAGCACATTGGTTCGGGTAAGAGTTCCGACTAAACACCTCGAACTAAGAAGGAAGAAGTAAAGAAGGAAGAGAGTTCGGCGCATCATTTCGCTGACAAGTACAACGGCTGTTATAACTGTGGCGGCAGAGGCCACAGAGCACGAGAATGCACGAAAGCGAAGGTAGGACCGAAATGTTTCCGGTGCAACGGTTTTGGGCACATTGCCAAACATTGCACGGAATCAGCGAAGAACAACGAAAGAGCAAAGCAGGTATGCGTGGTGACCAGCATTCCCAATGTTCCAGTGACGATCGGTTCTACGAAATACGACGCGGCGGTGGATACCGGTAGCGAAATAACGTTGCTAGGGGAGGATGCATACCAGGCAATTCTGCGAAAGGAGCGTACTATGGAGCAGCTCGGAAAAGGATCGGTTGGCGGAGAAAACCGAGCTGATCGAGTGTGTGGCCAAGATACAATCGCTCGAAGAAAAGCTAAAAGAGGGGCAACAGAAGCAACAGACACTGACCGAGCGGACCCGATTGTTGACGGTCGAGAACGGGCGGTTGGGACGGGAACTGCACGAGGCGCAAGACGACCTGAACGATGcgcaggaagcgaacgaacaGCTTGAGCAGAAGCTGGACAGTGTAACGAGGAACTTTAATATGCTGAAGGGTGCGTGCAACATCACGGAGACTCAGTTGACCGAGCTGGAAGCGCTACGGGAGAATGAATCAAGGCGTGTCCGGGAATGTGGTGAGCAGATGGAGGGGCTACGCAAACGCATCGCCGAGCGGGACGCAGAGCTGGACCGTGTTCGGCAGGAGCTGCAGGAGGAACGGTCCTGTAAAACTTTGAGCGAATCGCGTATGAACCATCTGCACGGCGAATACGAAGTAGAGCATCGATCTGCAGAGAGGATGAAACACGTGGATGCCTTATCGCGGGTCAACGTAATGGCGATATCGACCACGATCAGCAAAagagtagcagcagcacaacgTGAAGACAAGGATGAAATGAAGTTCTTAGAAGGGATAGGACGCAAAGATATCGGAGATAGGTTTCACGTTAGAAATGGGGTGCTATACGAAGGCAATTCGAACTCGAGGCGATTGTACGTACCTCAATCGATGCAAGAAGAGATTATCAAAAATGCGCATGAACAGGGACATTTCCGCTTTAGGAAAACGAAAGAGTGTATCGATGACGATTATTTCATACCAGGGTTGGAAGAGAAAATAGCTAACTGTATCGAGACATGCGTTAAGTGTATATTAGGGGAGAAAAGGCGTGGAAGAAAGGAGGGTTGGCTGCATCCTATACCGAAAGGAGAGGTGCCTTTGGATACGTTCCATATCGACCATGGTCACTTCCGGGACGGAAGTCACGTCAGGAAAGGCCGTGTGGGAAAGGTGACGGAATTTTCATTAGAAGCGAGAATAGGTAGTAGTACTTCCACAGGGCGATCGCAGGTGACAGGGGAGGAGCATGGCGCGCCAAAAAGGCAGTGACAGTTGCATTACGGCGCCAAAAAGGTTAGAACAAAACGTACTATAGAGCAGTTAGTTATATCGTACAGTTGGGTCCAATAAACTGAGTTTTGTTATCCACACCAGCTCAACCGTTCTTACATAAATACGCTACTGTCGTCCCATATACCCATATTCCCCATAGCCAAAATAAAACGGTTGGTTCGGAGAGcaccaaccagcaacaacttcaaggACAGACTACAATAGCCAactaagagacgaatgaagccccgtgctcaaagtctctataataacacaacaacaacaacggttggttcggtttcaaaacgtatatttttgctctcttttttcggttcgcgttcacttttcacaATTCTCTATAGCGttcgtagcaatttggtgcgtcgacaatatcacttgttggtgacgccgtaggcacgttgaaaaatgttttgcatcctagttgaacatctgaaacgagcaaagcgaaaacatttcaacattatttgatattcactgaatactgtccactaaacttacctggattatttctatcaggatcacatcaggatctcgctatctcttttttgtattcctcttcctttcgctcgtctgttcgtcttcgcgttcgcatggcccctcggctctgaaaccctaccctccctgtaaatgaaacccacaagctagcgcatgaaaccaCCCCCcctgtttgtttgaatgttttaagAGTCTTTAGGCCTTTCGGCCCTTTCGCCTCTGTCGGGGGGGTGAGACATTCTAGAGACTCTGGGCTGGGGGCCTCGGTTTTCTGTGAATGCAGTGAGGATGTGGAGATCAAAAGTGCTGGCTCTGGGAGAGCTGGCTGACTTTTGACTTGgaggttttgttgttttttggtgttAGTGCATCCTTTGCCCTGCTAGAGGGCCTTGGAGCGTTAGTATACTGGGGTGATATTCTTTAAGATTTGTTTGTGATTTGACTTAGGGGGTGGGGTGTTTGGCGGATGTAGTCCTTGACGTGTGTGGGTTTCACTGGGGATTTCTTTGGGAGATGTGGTTTGGAGGGAGGTGTTTTGGGGATGCATTTTTAGTGACTGGACGGTGAAGTCAAACAGGGGGTACGACCTCTAAACTCGTGGGAATGTCGCTCGCTTCCACCACAACGTATTAGCTGCAAAGACTACATTCACTTGTTTGAATACAAGATAGAGATTTTACTTAGTTTATCCAAATAgtagaaaaggcataaagccaatatgttttgtatggccatttcatagactacatagagaccgggcgcctccatatgcatcaggaattgttttcttaaaatagaaatttgcaaaatttatcGCAGGAATATGCAAACGAAACTTAcaggaaatgtttaaaactGTCTAAACTTACCGCCAAGATCTTACATAGCGATCTTACCGCCAATCTTTAACTTCACGAAATTatttccacttccggtagGGAGACTGCGCGTTCCAGGAACCGGACTCGTTGAGCGTGAAGGTGGGCGGCGACGCCGAGGACCCGCAATCGCAGAGGACCACCGGGGACAATCGCATAAAGTCAACCAAATATACACTCTTAACCTTTCTGCTGCGCGTCCTGTGCGAGCGCATCGCCATCCCGTGCTTCGTGATGGTCGCGATTTTGTCGGCGGCAATAAGTAAGTGGCGCGTTGGCGGGTTGCGGTCCGTCTCTTATTCGCTCCCACCCTCCTCCACGTCCTTTTTCGCAATCCAATTCGCAGTAGGTTTAGTGCCAACCATGGCCTCACTGGTCCCGCTCGTGTACGTGATCGCGGTGACGTCCGCCAAGAGGGGCTACGAAGACTTTGTACGCCACCACGCGGACAACGTGGTAAACTTTACGCCCGTCACGGTGATCCGCCATGGGCATCGGTGCGAGATCCGCTGCCAGGACATCCGGCCGGGCGACATCGTGGAGATGGCGCGCGACCGCGACGTCCCGTGCGACCTGATACTATTGCAGACCTCGGACGAGAACGGGCGCTGCTACGTGACGACGGCGAACCTGGACGGGGAAACGAATCTGAAGACGATGAGTGTCCCGAAGGGGGTGCCCGATgtgccggccgaccggctccACACGATCGGGCGCATCGTGTACGAGCCGTCCAATACCAACTTGTATTGCTTCAACGGGCGCATCGAGCTGGCCGACAGTTACGTGGCCGACGGGCACCAAAGTGTGCTGCCACTGATGGCGGAGAATCTGGTGCTGCGTGGCTCGCGGATCAAGAACACCGAGTGGGCGCTCGGTTGCGCCGTCTACACCGGCCAGAAGACGAAGCTGGCGATGAACAGCAAGCTGACGACGAACAAGACGAGCTCGAGCGAGCGGTTCATCAACAAGTATCTGGTGTTCTTTCTCGTCCTGCTCGTCGCGATCGTGACGGTGAGCTGCTTCCTGAAGCGATACAACGACCGGTACCACGCGGAGCACAACCTGTACCTGGGCGAGATGCAGTCCAACTACCGGGTGTCCCAGTTTCTGCAGGACTTCTTCTCGTTCCTGATCCTGTTCAACTATCTCACCCCGATCTCGCTGTACGCGACGATCGAGACGGTCAAGCTCATCGGCAGGTGCTACATCCTGTGGGACCTCGACCTGTACGACGAGGAAGCGGACCAGCCGTGCATCGTCAACACGTCCGACATCAACGAGGAGCTCGGCCAGGTGTCGATGCTGTTCTCCGACACCACGGGCACACTCACCAAGAACGTGATGATCTTTCAGCAGTGCTCGATCAATGGGCGCGTGTACGAGCAGCTCGGCCAACGCTTGTGTGCGTCCGGCCGAGGCCCTGGGCTGAAAATTAACGAGCTACCGGTAagtggtggtgtgtgctggAGAGGTAGCTAGTGCAACGCTTTCGGATGTCGCTACGACTACGCTTTCGGTTTCCATTCTTCTCAATCCACTCACTCTCCCACCCGTAGAGTCAGGTTTTCGACTTCTACCAAGCGATGGCCGTTTGCCACACGGTGCAGGTGCAGGCGGGCAGCTACACAGACGAGCCGGACACGTCACGGACAATGGAGACGGCGGCGCAGGCTACGTCCAACGGGCTACCAACGGGTGGGACCGTCGaccttggtggtggtggtggcacgcCGAAGAATTGGCGTCTGCGAGCGGCGCCGGAACTCAATTGCCGGCGGATGGACTATCAGGCGTCCAGCCCGGACGAGAAGGCGCTGGTCGAAGCGTGCGCCCGGATGGGCATCGTGTACACCGGGGACGATGGCGATCGGATGAACCTGAGGCTGCGCGCCTCGTGCGTCCAGCGGAACGTGATGTCCCGCCTCGGCATGCCGTCCGTGGAGGAGCGCGTCCAGTTCGAGCGGCTGCGTGTGCTGGAGTTTACGTCCGAGCGCATGAGTGTGATCGTGCGCGACCAGCACGGCCAGATCTGGCTGTACACGAAGGGTGCCGAAAGCCACGTGCTC
Above is a genomic segment from Anopheles bellator chromosome X, idAnoBellAS_SP24_06.2, whole genome shotgun sequence containing:
- the LOC131213807 gene encoding LOW QUALITY PROTEIN: uncharacterized protein LOC131213807 (The sequence of the model RefSeq protein was modified relative to this genomic sequence to represent the inferred CDS: substituted 1 base at 1 genomic stop codon); this encodes MGEIGKRANVDEASICDYVAKGIDDDPRNKVCLIQCKTLKELKVQIKTYEKLREHIGSGKSSDXTPRTKKEEVKKEESSAHHFADKYNGCYNCGGRGHRARECTKAKVGPKCFRCNGFGHIAKHCTESAKNNERAKQVCVVTSIPNVPVTIGSTKYDAAVDTGSEITLLGEDAYQAILRKERTMEQLGKGSVGGENRADRVCGQDTIARRKAKRGATEATDTDRADPIVDGRERAVGTGTARGARRPERCAGSERTA
- the LOC131213317 gene encoding phospholipid-transporting ATPase IF-like, which produces MLKGACNITETQLTELEALRENESRRVRECGEQMEGLRKRIAERDAELDRVRQELQEERSCKTLSESRMNHLHGEYEGDCAFQEPDSLSVKVGGDAEDPQSQRTTGDNRIKSTKYTLLTFLLRVLCERIAIPCFVMVAILSAAIIGLVPTMASLVPLVYVIAVTSAKRGYEDFVRHHADNVVNFTPVTVIRHGHRCEIRCQDIRPGDIVEMARDRDVPCDLILLQTSDENGRCYVTTANLDGETNLKTMSVPKGVPDVPADRLHTIGRIVYEPSNTNLYCFNGRIELADSYVADGHQSVLPLMAENLVLRGSRIKNTEWALGCAVYTGQKTKLAMNSKLTTNKTSSSERFINKYLVFFLVLLVAIVTVSCFLKRYNDRYHAEHNLYLGEMQSNYRVSQFLQDFFSFLILFNYLTPISLYATIETVKLIGRCYILWDLDLYDEEADQPCIVNTSDINEELGQVSMLFSDTTGTLTKNVMIFQQCSINGRVYEQLGQRLCASGRGPGLKINELPSQVFDFYQAMAVCHTVQVQAGSYTDEPDTSRTMETAAQATSNGLPTGGTVDLGGGGGTPKNWRLRAAPELNCRRMDYQASSPDEKALVEACARMGIVYTGDDGDRMNLRLRASCVQRNVMSRLGMPSVEERVQFERLRVLEFTSERMSVIVRDQHGQIWLYTKGAESHVLPLCRPSPLITTTQQHINEFAKLGLRTLAITRRRLTAAEYRQFNEELIEASSSLVDRQAKIEECQRKIETDLELLGATAVEDALQDYVRDTLISLGKAGIKVWVLTGDKVETAYNIALSCGHIPEDSLRYFITDCKTTDDIQQHLDTLTLEMYRHPGRAFALLIDGTSLALALSLDSAKESFRDISYRCHAVLCCRLSPLQKSEVVALMKTAEGSPVTAAIGDGADDVSMIQEAHVGLGIVGREGRQAARCADYAFTNFHMLEKLLLVHGHYSSVRLSILVMYFFYKNLVFVGIQLFFQIHSLFSNQSVYDILHQMLYNVIYTALPVLVLALTEKPHDEATLLKNPHLYQEVAHKRRYSWNNFIGWMLLSIFHSAVIYFFVYAVWTINPAIYANWAPTTSFACYGTVLMITLVVVVNLKLLLEASHKTVVFIGSILLSIFGPMASSFICYLLPINYDDSMLHVYNNLLSSLNFWMLTIIILVAAFLPDMVMLARKAIDIKIGHIIPGGAKYRRRSDRIESTVL